The Rhodococcus sp. B50 DNA window TGCAGGATGTCAGCAATCGCGCTGTCCGCCTCTCCACATCCGGCACCGTCGTGGAAGGCTCGACGAACGCTGTCCTCGACGACCCGGCCAATGCCGTCCGCGAGTTGTTGGAAATCGCACGACGTCGGCAGATTCCGTTGCGCGCCGGGTATGTGGTGCTGGCCGGAGCCGCAACTGCGGCAACACCGCTGACGACAGGCAGCGTCGAATGTGAAGTGGAAGGTTTGGGAACCGTGAGCCTGAAGGGAATCGCATGACCGGGAACGCACGAGTGATCGAGGGGCTCGCCACACCTCGGGGTAGGTTCCCCCACGTCAAGGTCGCCGGCGATTTCGTTTACGTCTCCGGCACCAGCTCTCGTCGGCCCGACAACACTTTCATAGGTGTCGAGGTAGACGAGATGGGCACGACACGCCTCGATATCCGCGCCCAGACGCGCGCGGTTATCAGCAATATCCAGGCAATTCTCGCGGAGGTCGGAGCCGACCTTACCGACCTCGTCCAGGTCACTACCTACCTCGTGTCGATGAACGACTTTGGCGGATACAACGAGGTTTACGCCGAAATGCTCGACGAAGCAGGCCCGACACGGACGACCGTGGCAGTGCACCAGCTGCCCCATCCGCACCTGCTCATCGAGATGCAAGCAGTAGCCCATCTACCTGGCGCCCGTCACCACTGAACCGAAAGAGAACGCCATGACAACCATTCCGCCCGTCATCGACTTCCACAAGTGGATCGCCGACAACCGGCACCTCCTCGCTCCGCCGGTGAACAACCAGACCATGGCTCTCGGGGACGACTTCATCGTGCAGGTCATCGGTGGTCCCAACCAGCGCACCGACTACCACGTGGATCCATACGAGGAGTGGTTCTTCCAGATCGAAGGCGATATCCACGTCAATGTCATGACCGAGGAGGGCACTCGCGCGGTGCACATTCGCGAGGGCGAATCCTGGCTGCTCCCCGGAAACATCCCCCATTCGCCTCAGCGCCCCACCGAAGGCATCGGACTCGTAATCGAGCGTGTACGGCGCGAAGGAACACTAGAGAAGTTCCAGTGGTACTGCCTCGAGTGCGATGCTCTCATCCACGAAGTCGAACTGCAGGTACGTGACATCGTTGCGGACCTGCCGCCCGTGTTCGTCGATTTCTATAACGACGAGACCGCGCGGACCTGCAGTACCTGCGGCGCACTGCATCCCGGAAAGGGATGACATGAGCGACATCATCGACGTACACACCCATTACGTTCCGAAGGGGTGGCCCGACCTGAGTGCCGACGCCGGGGTCGACGCACCGTGGCTTCGGGTCGAAAGCGAATCCGACGCAATCATCATGATGGGTACGCGTGAGTTCCGCCGTATCCAGTCCGATGCGTGGGATTACGAAGTGCGACTGCGTGACATGGATGCGGACGGTGTCCGGGCACAGGTCGTCTCCCCCACCCCCGCTTTCTTCAATTACGGACGTACGCCCGAAGAAGCCGAGCGGATCGCGCGCATCTTCAACGACCTGGCTCTCACGATCGTCGAACCGGCACCGGATCGGCTCATTCCGTTCTGCCAAGTCCCCCTGCAGGACACGGATGCCGCATGCCGCGAATTGGAACGGTGTGTCGAAAATGGGCACCGCGGCGTCGAGATCGGTAATCACGTCGGTGATCGCGATCTCGACAGCGATGGGATAGTGACCTTCCTGCAGCACTGCGCCTCGCTGTCGGTTCCGGTGTTCGTGCATCCGTGGGACATGGCAAACTCGCCACGCTTGGACCGGTGGATGGCCCAGTGGCTCGCAGGAATGCCGGCCGAGACCCACTTGTCGATTCTCTCGCTGATTCTGGGCGGAGGATTCGACCGGATTGACGAGGGTCTGCGAATCGCGTTCGCTCATGGCGGTGGGTCCTTCGCATTCTGGCTCGGTCGCGTCGACAACGCGTGGCACCGCCGTCACGACATCATCGGCACGTCGGCCAAGCCACCCTCCCAATATGTGGACCGGTTCTACGTCGATTCCGTCGTATTCGACGAGCGAGCCCTTCGACTGCTCGTCGATACGATGGGTTCCGAACGGGTACTCGTCGGTAGTGACTATCCGTATCCCCTCGGCGAGCGACCGGTGGGAAGCGTGGTTCGTAAGAGTGAGTTCCTGACGCTCGAGGCCCGCGCCATGATCGAGCACGAGAATGCAATGCGGTTCCTCGGGGTGAGTTGAGACGGATTGTTGAAAGCGATGGGAAAACGCCTGTCGCACACGAGTCTCGACGGACACGCCTGGGACTGGCAGAGTCGGGCACTCTGCCGGTTCTACGGCGCGGAGATGTTCTTTGCACCCGAAGTCGAAACCCGAGGTGCACGAGCGCGCCGGGAGCAGCTGGCATGCAGTATCTGCATGAGCTGCAGCGTTCGTGGAGAGTGCGGCGACTATGCGCTCGCCGCCGGAGAAACACACGGCATCTGGGGCGCCATGACGGAGCACGCCCGACGAAGAGCGGTGAACCGGTCGACCGGACGTGACACGCACAGCCCACACCGGTCCGGCTTCTGCCCACCGCGCAACGGTTCGTCGTAGCGCGGTGGGCCCGCTTCTTTGGCGGTGACGTCGAACACCGTCGTCACCTGGGTAATACGTTCGTCAGATCTGTCTCAGGTCAGTCGTCCGTTCACGCGCAGACGGGCGATGCCACCGTCGGGATAGACATCGAGCCGCACGAACTCCACCGGGATCGGCGAATCGACGCGGAAACGGTGCCGGCAGTCCGGCAGCAGTGCGGTCCGCGGCACGAGTTCGACCCAGGACGATTCGTCGGACATCGCGTCCTCCCTGGGAATTCCGCTCAAACGCGCCGCTCCTGGTGCGTTGCCGACGAAATAGGAGGTGTCGATCTCGACGTGGTCGACGCAGCCCTGCCCGGCGAGACGGATCACCACGTAGTCGTTGCCGTCGTCACGGCGACGGGCGTTCTCCCAGCCCTCCCCCATGTGCCGCGAGCGACCGAGGCCGATGATGTTGCGCGGCGACGAATAGAAACGGTTCGAGCACGCGACGACGTCGCCGCCGTTCTCGAGGGCCGCGAGATCGATCGTGCCCGTGAGGAAGGCCGGGTCCGGGCGTGCATGTCCGTGCACCCGGAAGCGGGCCACACCGCCGTCGGGAAAGATGTTCAGGCGCAGGTGCGTCCAGCGCCGATCGTCGTCCACCGCGAAGGCGTTCGCTGTGTCGCCCTTCAGGGCCACCCGCTCGAGGACCGGTTCCCACGGTGCGTCCAGGAGTTCCTGATCGGTCGGGTAACCATCGAGATTCACCCCCTCGACGGATGCGAAGGGCGGGTAGTTGCCGGTGAACCAGGCGGTGTCGATCACGACACCCTCGACGACACCGGGAACGCCGAGCCGGACCACCGCGAAGTCGTGCCCGGGTTCGCGGCGACGCCGGGTCTCCCACCCATCGTAGACCTTTCCCTTGTGCCCGAACTCGGACGGATCGAAATCGGGTGCGCCCGGCGAGATCAGGTTCTCGCGACTCGCGAAGAACTCGTCGTTCGCGTACACGACGGCACCGCCCAGCGATCGCGCGGCGAGATCGGGCAGTTGCAGGAAATCTGCTTCGGTCAACGGTTTTCCTTTCGGGAGAGCAGCTCACCACGCGGTGCGGGGTCGGTGGCGCCGAGGGTGACGGTGAGTGGTTCACCGGCGAGCCAGGTCTGCCGCACGACCCCGGCCAGCGCGCGTTCGGCGTAGGGCGTCACCGCGTTGCGGTGGTGCAGCCGCTCCGGGAAGACCACGAAGGCGTCGTCGGGCGCGAAGACGCACAGGTCGGCACTGTTGCCCACGGCGATGGCACCGCGGTCGGCCAGGCCCACGAGGTCGGCGGTGCGACCGGCCATCCAGCGCACCACGTCGACGAGTGTGTGCCCGCGCTTGCGGGCCTCCGACCAGACGATGGGCAATCCGAGTTGCAGCGACGAGATTCCGCCCCAGGCCTCGCCGAAGTCGCCGGTGACGAACTTCTTCAGCTCCGGCAGGCACGGAGAGTGATCGGAGACGATGCAGTCGAGCGTGCCGTCGGCCAGGCCGCGCCACAGCGCTTCCCGGTTACGGGCCTCACGAATCGGTGGGCAGCACTTGAAATGTGTGGAGCCGTCGAGGATCTCCTCACTGAACAGCGACAGATAGTGCGGGCAGGTCTCCGCGGTGACGGGCAGCCCCTCGGCCTTCGCCGCGGCGACGAGCGGGAGGCTTCCCGCGTCCGACAGGTGCAGGATGTGCACGCGGCATCCGGTCTGCCGCGCGCCGTCGATGACCTGGGCCACGGCACGAGATTCGGCGACCGGTGGTCGCGAGTACAGGAAGTCGTCGTATCGAGGACCGGCCGGCGGGTCCTGCGCATCGAGGGTCGGTCCGTCCTCGGCATGCACGATGAGCAGGCCGCCGAAGCCGGCGATCACACGCATCGCCTCGACCATCTGCTCGCGGTCCAGCGGCGGGTACTCGTCGAGACCCGAATACGCGAGGAAGCACTTGAAGCCGTACACCCCTGTGTCCCAGAGAGGTTCGAGCTCGGCGAGGTTGCCGGGGACCGCACCGCCCCAGAATCCGACGTCGACGGTGACCTGCTCGGCCGCGACCTTCTGCTTCACCTCGAGGGCCGCCACGTCTACGGTGGACGGGATGGAGTTGAGGGGCATGTCGACGATCGTCGTCACTCCCCCGGCCGCGGCGGCACGTGTCGCCGTCGCGAATCCCTCCCATTCGGTGCGGCCGGGTTCGTTGACGTGGACGTGCGTGTCCACCAGGCCGGGGAGCAGCATCTCGTCGTCGGCGAGGACGATCTCCCGTGCACCGGCCGGAGCGGCGTCGTCGTACTCCTCGATTGCGACGATGCGACCGTCGCGCACGTGGACGGCGCAGCTGCGTTCCTCGTCCCCCACCACGGCGCGTCGCGCGCGGATCATGGTGGTCATCGCGTCACCGCCGTCGGTCGACCCGCGAGCCGGGCCAGGTGGTCGAGATTCGTGCCTGTGCGATCGCATACTTCCTTCTCGGTGAGGGCTCCGCAGCTCGTTCCCCGCAGGAGGAAGGCGGCGAGAGCACGGGCAGTGGCGGGTTCGTCGAGATATCCCGACGACAGGGCCGGGTCGATGTAGGCCGCGACGCGTCCCGCGGCGGTGGACAGCGACCGGCGGTAGAACGCGAAGGTCGCGGCGTAGCGGGTGGGCAGCTGCGCCGGGTGCAGGTCCCAGCCCTGGTAGAAGCCGCGGCGTAGCGACCGGTCGATCAGGCGGGCGTGCAGTCCCCATGCCGCGCGGATCTCGTCGCGGGTGCCGACGGGAAGGCGGTTGGTGGACCCGTCGGACAGCCGCACCCCGGTGCCCGCTGCCGCGACCTGCATCGTGGCCTTGGCGTGGTCGGCGACGGGGTGGTCCATCGCCTGGTACTCGGCGGCGATGTCGCACGCGGCCGAGTAGTCGTAGGTGCCGTAGTGCAGCCCCGAACAGCGCCCCCGGGCTGCTCGGATCATGGTGGCGACGGCAGCGGTGCCGTCGGGTCCGCAGATCGCCTGCGGCGTCTCGATCTGGATCTCGAAGCGCAGGGGCCCGGCGAGCGAATGGGTGGACTCGAGATGTTCGCAGACCGTCACCATGGCGGCGACCTGTTCGGGTGCGGTGACCTTGGGCAGCGTGACGACGAATCCGTCGGGCAGAGCGCACTTTCCGGTCAGTTCTGCGACGAAGGCGTCGAGCGTGCGGAGGCCGCGGCGCCGGGTGGCGGCCTCGAAGGACTTGAACCGGATGCCGACGAAGGGTGTCGCGGTGGGATCGGTCGCGAGTTCGGCGGCGACGCGGGCGACGTGAGCGTCCTCATCGGCGTCGCGTTCGTGCTCGGGAATGCCGGGGCGCCTGAACCCGTCCTCGAAGTCGATGCGCAGATCCTCGATCGGTTCGGTGCGCAGTTTGGCCTCCACGAGCGGGAGGACTGTCTCGGCGAGTTCGGGTTCGATGCCGGTGACCGCGGCGAGGTCCGCGGGGCCGTCGATGCGGGTGTCGAGGACGTCGAGCGCGTCGGCTCCCCACCGTGCCACGATCCCGACGTCGTAGCGGTCGGCCGGGACGTAGACGGTGTGTACCGGTTGGCGGGCACCGTCGGTCCCGGGATAGGTCGCGGCGTATGCCGCGTCGGTGTCCGCGAGCTGCGCGTCGAGCGCAGCCGCAAGCCTGTGCAATCCTGTCGGCACCCGAACTCCCGTCCTGTATCCACGGCTGTATACGTCGTGGTGCGCCGACGTTATCGGCGCCAGGTCATGTGTTCGGTTAACTGCGGTTACGGGCCCGTTACACATCTGCCGGGGCGGTGTTCGTCCTCGGCTGAACCCGGTCCCTCGCCGTCGGGTCGACGGCACAATGGTCGGCATGGAGCAGGAGCAGGGTCGCGTGATCGATCTCGCCGCCGGAGCAGCGCGGGTGGCGCGGCTCCCCGCACCGGGAACCGAGAACGCCGAGCCCCGCTTGCTCCGCCAGATCTACGGGGAGATCCTGCGCGACGAGCGTCGCGATCAGGACCGCAGCCTCGGCGACGTGGCCCGCACGGTCGGGATGTCGAAGCAGTATCTGTCGGAGGTCGAACGCGGGCGCAAGGAAGCGTCCTCCGAGATCCTGCGGTCCGTGTGCGATGCGCTGGAACTTCCGATGGAGCAATTGCTGGCGCGCGGCATCCGTCGGATGACCGCGCACCGCACACTCCGGACCACGAGCCACGCCGGCGTCGAGTTGTGCGCGGCGTGACGGTCATCCGTCCCGGTCGACGATGACGTGATCGGCGAGGCCGTAGACCACCGCCTCCGTCGGCGAGAAGATCCGGTCCCGGTCGGTATCGCGGCGCAGTTGTTCGATGTCGCGTCCGGTGTGCGCGGCCAGGATCTCCTCGGTCTGCGCCCGCACCCTCATCACCTCCGCCGCCTGCAGCGCCAGATCGGAGATGGTGCCCTGTCCCTGCGCCGACGGCTGGTGCAGCAGCACCCGCGAATGCGCGAGCACGTGCCGACGACCGGGTGCCCCCGCAGCGAGCAGCACGGCGGCCGCGGAGGCGGCCTGTCCCATGCAATAGGTCGCGACCTTCGGACGCAGGAACTGCATGGTGTCGTAGATCGCGAGCATCGCGGTGGACGATCCGCCGGGTGAGTTGATGTACAGGCCGATCTCCCGGTCGGGGGATTCCGCTTCGAGGTGCAGCAGCTGCGCCATCACGACGTTGGCGACGCCGTCGTCGATCTCGGTGCCGAGAAAGACGATGCGTTCGTTCAGCAGTCGGCTGAAGACGTCGAACGAGCGCTCCCCCGACGGCGTACGCTCGATCACGTTCGGAATCGTGTAGGTGCTCATCGTCCCAGTCCCATCTGTCGTCCCGAGGCGAACGGCGCCAGTTCGGCGAGCGAATCCACGACGGCATCGACGATGCCGTAGTCGCGTGCCTGTTCGGGGGTGAACCACCGGTCGCGGTCGCTGTCGCGTTCGATCTCTTCGAGCGAACGTCCGGTGGCGTCCGAGAGGATCTGCTGCGACTGCAGTTTCATGTACTCGAGGTTCTCTGCCTGGATCGCGATGTCGACGGCCGTCCCCGAGAAACCGGCCGACGGCTGGTGCATCATGATCCGGCTGTGCGCGAGACTCGTCCGTTTGCCCTTCGTCCCTGCCGCGAGCAGGACCTGCCCCATGCTGGCGGCGAACCCGACCGCGACGGTGGCTACGTCGTTCGGGACGAGTTGCATGGTGTCGTAGATGGCGAGGCCGGCCAGCACGGATCCACCCGGCGAATTGATGTGCAGGACGATGTCGCGCCGGTCGTCGGCGGAGGCGAGCAGGACGAGTTCCGAGCACACACGCTCGGCCGTCTCGTCGTCCACCTCTCCGGTCAGTCGCAGGATGCGTTGACGGAAAAGCCTGTCGGCCAGTTGGTCCCGGTACGAGAGTGGTTCGGTGGTCGTCATGCATCGAGCCTGACCCCGATCGGGCGCGAACCGGCGGTTCGTCTGCTCACGGCAGACGGACCGGACCGTCCCCGACGTTCAGTCGCCCGCGGATCGGACGGCGCTGATCACCGCTGCGACGAGGACGGCCAGCACCAGCACCAGGAGCAGCACCGGTCCGAGCAACAACACCAATGCGATCAGGACGGCCAGGCCGATCTTGGCCTTGGTGCTCAGTCCGGAGATCAGCCCGCCCAGCGCGGCGAGGGCTGGATTGCGGCCCTCCAGCGCGGCCCGGATGCCCGCGAGGACCGCCTGCAGTCCCACGCCGCCGCGAGTGACCTCACCGAGGAGCGAGTCCACCCATTCGCGGATGCGGCGGGTCGGTCTCTTGCCGAGTCCCCGCAGCGCACCCAGTGCGGTGCGGACGAAGGCCCGCACCGCATCCTTCAGCATGTCGACGGGCGATTCCGGTTTCGGCTGTGCCTGCTCGGGCCGGGTCTGCTCGGGCCGGGTCGGTCGTCCGGTCTCCGTCACGGGCCGACGTGGCCGGTGCGTCTCCCTCGGCGGGGTCGGCTTCGAACGGCGGCGGGGCGCCGTGTCGGTCCGGGACGATGTCCGGGCGGTCGATCGGGTGGTGGATCGCGTCGAGGTGCGCCTCGAGGCGGGCGCGGGATCGCGAGATCGACGCCGCGACGCGGGTTCCGCGTCGCGCGAGCGACGCCGCGTCGCGGCATCGGGGTCACGAGATCGACGGCTGCGCGTCCGCGCGGGTTCGCTCGTGGTCTCCGTCTTCTCGCGCGTCGCGGTCGGACGCCGCGCCGGACGAGAGGTTCGGCGGGGTTCGTTCTGCCGAGCACTCATACCGCTCGCCTTCTCTCGTGGACGGGCACGGTGCCTTTCAGTGAACGCCGGATTCCGGGCCCGGTCAATGTAGGGCGGCCACGTCGACCGATTGCGGAACAGGTGGACCCTGTTCAAGATCGGCAACAGCCCTTGGGAGAATGAGGATTGCCCTCACAGCACACGGGGAGGTGTGCGCATCATCGTTCGCGATGGGGAGTGCGCGCGCGTCGTAATCCGAAGGAGCACCGACAGACGTGACCGAGCAATTCAGTTTCGAAACACTCACGCCCACGGCATTTCTCGACCGTTCCGCCCGGGTCTTCCGTGACGACCTCGCAGTGGTGGACGGAGACATCCGCCGCACCTACGCCGAACTGCGCGATCGCTGCCTGCGACAGTCGGGCATGTTGCACGCTCTCGGTGTCGAACCCGGCGACCGTGTCGCGGTACTCGCGCCGAACACCTCGTTGATGCTCGAGGCGCACTACGGCGTGCTGTACGCGGGCGCTGTGCTCGTCTCGCTCAACACCCGTCTCACCGCGCCGGAGCTCCGGTTCATCCTCGAGCACTCGGGCAGCCGGGTCCTGCTCGTCGAGCAGTCGTTGGCCGACCTGGCCCGCGAGGCGACAGCCGACCTGCCGTCGATCACTGTCGTCGGCGACGACTACGAGGACAAGCTCGCGGCCGCTCGCCACCGTTACGTGCCGCTCGCCGACGAGCGCAGCATGATCGCCCTGAACTACACGTCCGGCACCACGGGTGATCCGAAGGGCGTGATGTACCACGCGCGGGGCGCTTACCTGCAGTCCCTCGCGATGGTCGCGCACTTCGGGCTCGACAGCGCGTCCACCTATCTGTGGACGCTGCCGATGTTCCATTGCAACGGCTGGACGTTCACGTGGGCGGTCACCGCTGCCGGTGGTACCCACGTGTGCCTGCCCAAGGTCGATCCCGAACGGATCTGGGAACTTGTGCGCACCGAGGGTGT harbors:
- a CDS encoding RidA family protein; the protein is MTGNARVIEGLATPRGRFPHVKVAGDFVYVSGTSSRRPDNTFIGVEVDEMGTTRLDIRAQTRAVISNIQAILAEVGADLTDLVQVTTYLVSMNDFGGYNEVYAEMLDEAGPTRTTVAVHQLPHPHLLIEMQAVAHLPGARHH
- a CDS encoding 3-hydroxyanthranilate 3,4-dioxygenase, producing MTTIPPVIDFHKWIADNRHLLAPPVNNQTMALGDDFIVQVIGGPNQRTDYHVDPYEEWFFQIEGDIHVNVMTEEGTRAVHIREGESWLLPGNIPHSPQRPTEGIGLVIERVRREGTLEKFQWYCLECDALIHEVELQVRDIVADLPPVFVDFYNDETARTCSTCGALHPGKG
- a CDS encoding amidohydrolase family protein, producing the protein MSDIIDVHTHYVPKGWPDLSADAGVDAPWLRVESESDAIIMMGTREFRRIQSDAWDYEVRLRDMDADGVRAQVVSPTPAFFNYGRTPEEAERIARIFNDLALTIVEPAPDRLIPFCQVPLQDTDAACRELERCVENGHRGVEIGNHVGDRDLDSDGIVTFLQHCASLSVPVFVHPWDMANSPRLDRWMAQWLAGMPAETHLSILSLILGGGFDRIDEGLRIAFAHGGGSFAFWLGRVDNAWHRRHDIIGTSAKPPSQYVDRFYVDSVVFDERALRLLVDTMGSERVLVGSDYPYPLGERPVGSVVRKSEFLTLEARAMIEHENAMRFLGVS
- a CDS encoding WhiB family transcriptional regulator, translating into MGKRLSHTSLDGHAWDWQSRALCRFYGAEMFFAPEVETRGARARREQLACSICMSCSVRGECGDYALAAGETHGIWGAMTEHARRRAVNRSTGRDTHSPHRSGFCPPRNGSS
- the alc gene encoding allantoicase; its protein translation is MTEADFLQLPDLAARSLGGAVVYANDEFFASRENLISPGAPDFDPSEFGHKGKVYDGWETRRRREPGHDFAVVRLGVPGVVEGVVIDTAWFTGNYPPFASVEGVNLDGYPTDQELLDAPWEPVLERVALKGDTANAFAVDDDRRWTHLRLNIFPDGGVARFRVHGHARPDPAFLTGTIDLAALENGGDVVACSNRFYSSPRNIIGLGRSRHMGEGWENARRRDDGNDYVVIRLAGQGCVDHVEIDTSYFVGNAPGAARLSGIPREDAMSDESSWVELVPRTALLPDCRHRFRVDSPIPVEFVRLDVYPDGGIARLRVNGRLT
- the allB gene encoding allantoinase AllB, with protein sequence MTTMIRARRAVVGDEERSCAVHVRDGRIVAIEEYDDAAPAGAREIVLADDEMLLPGLVDTHVHVNEPGRTEWEGFATATRAAAAGGVTTIVDMPLNSIPSTVDVAALEVKQKVAAEQVTVDVGFWGGAVPGNLAELEPLWDTGVYGFKCFLAYSGLDEYPPLDREQMVEAMRVIAGFGGLLIVHAEDGPTLDAQDPPAGPRYDDFLYSRPPVAESRAVAQVIDGARQTGCRVHILHLSDAGSLPLVAAAKAEGLPVTAETCPHYLSLFSEEILDGSTHFKCCPPIREARNREALWRGLADGTLDCIVSDHSPCLPELKKFVTGDFGEAWGGISSLQLGLPIVWSEARKRGHTLVDVVRWMAGRTADLVGLADRGAIAVGNSADLCVFAPDDAFVVFPERLHHRNAVTPYAERALAGVVRQTWLAGEPLTVTLGATDPAPRGELLSRKENR
- a CDS encoding DUF6986 family protein — translated: MPTGLHRLAAALDAQLADTDAAYAATYPGTDGARQPVHTVYVPADRYDVGIVARWGADALDVLDTRIDGPADLAAVTGIEPELAETVLPLVEAKLRTEPIEDLRIDFEDGFRRPGIPEHERDADEDAHVARVAAELATDPTATPFVGIRFKSFEAATRRRGLRTLDAFVAELTGKCALPDGFVVTLPKVTAPEQVAAMVTVCEHLESTHSLAGPLRFEIQIETPQAICGPDGTAAVATMIRAARGRCSGLHYGTYDYSAACDIAAEYQAMDHPVADHAKATMQVAAAGTGVRLSDGSTNRLPVGTRDEIRAAWGLHARLIDRSLRRGFYQGWDLHPAQLPTRYAATFAFYRRSLSTAAGRVAAYIDPALSSGYLDEPATARALAAFLLRGTSCGALTEKEVCDRTGTNLDHLARLAGRPTAVTR
- a CDS encoding helix-turn-helix domain-containing protein → MVGMEQEQGRVIDLAAGAARVARLPAPGTENAEPRLLRQIYGEILRDERRDQDRSLGDVARTVGMSKQYLSEVERGRKEASSEILRSVCDALELPMEQLLARGIRRMTAHRTLRTTSHAGVELCAA
- a CDS encoding ATP-dependent Clp protease proteolytic subunit; this translates as MSTYTIPNVIERTPSGERSFDVFSRLLNERIVFLGTEIDDGVANVVMAQLLHLEAESPDREIGLYINSPGGSSTAMLAIYDTMQFLRPKVATYCMGQAASAAAVLLAAGAPGRRHVLAHSRVLLHQPSAQGQGTISDLALQAAEVMRVRAQTEEILAAHTGRDIEQLRRDTDRDRIFSPTEAVVYGLADHVIVDRDG
- a CDS encoding ClpP family protease, with translation MTTTEPLSYRDQLADRLFRQRILRLTGEVDDETAERVCSELVLLASADDRRDIVLHINSPGGSVLAGLAIYDTMQLVPNDVATVAVGFAASMGQVLLAAGTKGKRTSLAHSRIMMHQPSAGFSGTAVDIAIQAENLEYMKLQSQQILSDATGRSLEEIERDSDRDRWFTPEQARDYGIVDAVVDSLAELAPFASGRQMGLGR